In Pseudomonas sp. GCEP-101, one DNA window encodes the following:
- a CDS encoding universal stress protein encodes MIRTILYATDLGLYAPYVLQHALSLARAYSAEVYVVHAVEPLGLFAESVLQTYLDEGTLNEMRTNGLTNVMGSIEQRVMEGFRDELGEARPDAELIRSVRVVQGDAPMVILDEAKRLGVDLIVAGSHSHGDGLNTPLGRTAARLVQLAEVPVYLVPMLQHR; translated from the coding sequence ATGATCCGAACGATTCTCTACGCCACTGACCTCGGTCTTTACGCCCCCTATGTCCTTCAGCACGCGCTTTCGCTGGCCCGTGCGTATTCCGCCGAGGTGTACGTGGTGCATGCGGTGGAGCCGCTGGGGCTGTTCGCCGAGTCCGTGCTGCAGACCTACCTGGACGAAGGCACGCTGAACGAGATGCGCACCAATGGCCTGACCAATGTCATGGGCAGCATCGAGCAGCGGGTGATGGAAGGGTTCCGCGACGAGCTGGGGGAAGCGCGCCCGGACGCCGAGCTGATCCGCTCGGTGCGCGTGGTGCAGGGGGATGCGCCGATGGTAATTCTCGACGAGGCCAAGCGCCTGGGCGTCGACCTGATCGTCGCCGGCAGCCACAGCCATGGGGATGGGCTGAACACGCCTTTGGGGCGTACCGCCGCGCGCCTGGTGCAACTGGCCGAGGTGCCGGTGTACCTGGTGCCGATGCTGCAGCATCGTTGA
- the cysB gene encoding HTH-type transcriptional regulator CysB gives MKLQQLRYIWEVAHHDLNVSATAQSLYTSQPGISKQIRLLEDELGVEVFARSGKHLTRVTPAGERIITTAGEILRKVESIKQIAQEFSNEKKGTLSIATTHTQARYALPGVISGFIKQYPDVSLHMHQGTPMQIAEMAADGTVDFAIATEALELFGDLIMMPCYRWNRCVIVPQGHPLTKVPKLTLELLAEQPIVTYVFGFTGRSKLDEAFNQRGLVPKVVFTAADADVIKTYVRLGLGVGIVAHMAVDPKLDSDLVMLDASHLFESSVTKIGFRRGTFLRGFMCDFIEKFAPHLTRDLLSKAVQCHNKTELDELFEGIELPIY, from the coding sequence ATGAAGCTTCAACAACTGCGCTATATCTGGGAAGTCGCGCACCACGATCTGAACGTTTCGGCCACCGCGCAAAGCCTCTATACCTCCCAGCCCGGCATCAGCAAGCAGATCCGCCTGCTGGAGGACGAACTGGGCGTCGAAGTCTTTGCCCGCAGTGGCAAGCACCTGACCCGCGTTACCCCGGCCGGCGAGCGCATCATCACCACCGCCGGCGAGATCCTGCGCAAGGTCGAGAGCATCAAGCAGATCGCCCAGGAATTCTCCAACGAGAAGAAGGGCACGCTGTCCATCGCCACCACCCACACCCAGGCGCGCTATGCGCTGCCCGGCGTCATCAGCGGTTTCATCAAGCAGTACCCGGACGTTTCCCTGCACATGCATCAGGGCACGCCGATGCAGATCGCCGAAATGGCCGCCGACGGCACCGTCGACTTCGCCATCGCCACCGAGGCGCTGGAGCTGTTCGGCGACCTGATCATGATGCCGTGCTACCGCTGGAACCGTTGCGTGATCGTGCCCCAGGGCCACCCGCTGACCAAGGTGCCGAAGCTGACCCTGGAACTGCTCGCCGAGCAGCCCATCGTCACCTACGTGTTCGGCTTCACCGGCCGTTCCAAGCTCGACGAGGCGTTCAACCAGCGTGGCCTGGTGCCCAAGGTGGTGTTCACCGCCGCCGACGCCGACGTGATCAAGACCTACGTACGCCTGGGCCTGGGCGTGGGCATCGTGGCCCACATGGCGGTCGATCCGAAGCTGGACAGCGACCTGGTGATGCTGGACGCCAGCCACCTGTTCGAATCCAGCGTGACCAAGATCGGCTTCCGCCGCGGCACCTTCCTGCGTGGCTTCATGTGCGACTTCATCGAGAAGTTCGCCCCGCACCTGACCCGCGACCTGCTGTCGAAGGCGGTGCAGTGCCACAACAAGACCGAGCTGGACGAACTGTTCGAAGGCATCGAGCTGCCGATCTATTGA